Proteins from one Acidiphilium multivorum AIU301 genomic window:
- a CDS encoding ABC transporter ATP-binding protein, translated as MASFLVAAGLRGAAGGPFDLALGRGEAVAITGPSGAGKSVLLRMIADLDPHEGRVALGGADRAAMPAPSWRRRVAYLPAEPGWWHETAAAHFPDRAAAAEMMPQLALAPALLDQKIHRLSTGERMRLALIRTILPRPDVLLLDEPTGALDPKATVLVEKLLALRLAAGTAIVMVTHDEEQAQRLGAQRMHLEGGRLNLA; from the coding sequence GTGGCGTCATTCCTGGTGGCGGCCGGCCTGCGCGGGGCCGCGGGCGGGCCGTTCGACCTCGCGCTCGGGCGCGGCGAGGCGGTGGCGATCACCGGCCCGTCCGGGGCGGGCAAGTCGGTGCTGCTGCGGATGATCGCCGATCTCGACCCGCATGAGGGGCGGGTCGCGCTCGGCGGGGCGGACCGCGCGGCGATGCCGGCGCCGTCCTGGCGCCGGCGCGTCGCCTATCTGCCGGCCGAGCCGGGCTGGTGGCACGAGACGGCTGCCGCCCATTTCCCCGACCGCGCGGCGGCGGCGGAGATGATGCCGCAGCTTGCCCTGGCGCCGGCGCTGCTCGACCAGAAGATCCACCGGCTTTCGACCGGCGAGCGGATGCGCCTCGCGCTGATCCGCACCATCCTGCCCCGGCCCGACGTGCTGCTGCTCGACGAGCCGACCGGCGCGCTCGATCCGAAGGCGACGGTGCTGGTCGAGAAGCTGCTGGCGCTGCGGCTTGCCGCCGGCACCGCGATCGTGATGGTGACGCATGACGAGGAACAGGCCCAGCGCCTTGGCGCGCAGCGGATGCATCTCGAAGGCGGGCGGCTGAACCTCGCATGA
- a CDS encoding class 1 fructose-bisphosphatase, which produces MSDALRLDTCLDQIASQLPALTASCRVVEALAGAARQIAHLLARGPLSGDLGAVIGESLDGDGQKALDAITHALVREAVIASGAAAFASEEAAAPEWLDPAGEVAVAVDPLDGSSNIDTLAPVGTIFSILPARHASGADPASPFLQTGRRQLAAGFFIYGPRTALAVTFGNGTRIFTLDPVSGAFLAPAPPATVPAATREYAINGSNLRHWEEPIRDYIVELKQGRNGPRGIDFNTRWLASMVGDAFRILGRGGIYLYPADERQGYEAGRLRLVYEANPIAFLMEQAGASATDGRIPILDLQPAHIHQRCPLVFGSADEVRRVAQAYERAGQPSSPLFRRRSLFRSTSNVAELFA; this is translated from the coding sequence ATGAGCGACGCTCTGAGGCTCGATACCTGTCTTGACCAGATCGCCAGCCAGCTTCCCGCACTGACCGCTTCATGCCGCGTCGTCGAGGCGCTGGCCGGCGCCGCGAGACAGATCGCCCATCTGCTGGCCCGCGGCCCGCTCTCCGGCGATCTCGGCGCCGTCATCGGCGAGTCGCTCGACGGCGACGGCCAGAAGGCGCTTGATGCGATAACCCACGCCCTGGTGCGCGAGGCCGTCATCGCTTCCGGCGCCGCCGCCTTCGCCTCCGAGGAAGCGGCCGCGCCGGAATGGCTCGATCCGGCGGGCGAGGTCGCCGTCGCGGTCGACCCGCTCGACGGCTCGTCGAACATCGACACGCTGGCGCCGGTCGGAACGATCTTTTCCATCCTGCCCGCCCGGCATGCCAGCGGCGCCGATCCCGCAAGCCCGTTCCTGCAGACCGGGCGGCGCCAGCTCGCGGCCGGCTTCTTCATCTATGGCCCCCGCACCGCGCTCGCCGTGACGTTCGGCAACGGCACCCGCATCTTCACGCTCGATCCCGTCTCCGGCGCCTTTCTCGCGCCGGCCCCGCCGGCCACCGTGCCCGCCGCAACCCGCGAATACGCCATCAACGGATCCAATCTCCGCCACTGGGAAGAACCAATCCGCGACTACATCGTCGAGCTGAAGCAGGGCCGGAACGGTCCGCGCGGCATCGATTTCAACACCCGCTGGCTGGCCTCCATGGTGGGCGATGCGTTCCGCATCCTCGGCCGCGGCGGCATCTATCTCTACCCGGCGGACGAACGGCAAGGCTACGAGGCCGGAAGGCTGCGACTGGTCTATGAAGCGAACCCCATCGCCTTCCTCATGGAGCAGGCCGGCGCCTCCGCGACCGATGGCCGCATCCCGATCCTCGACCTCCAGCCGGCCCACATCCATCAACGCTGCCCGCTCGTCTTCGGCTCGGCCGATGAAGTCCGCCGCGTCGCCCAGGCCTATGAAAGGGCAGGGCAGCCTTCCTCGCCGCTGTTCCGCCGGCGTTCGCTGTTCCGTTCCACCTCGAACGTGGCGGAACTGTTCGCATGA
- a CDS encoding glutathione S-transferase family protein: MNDNSSVLYIGSRRYSSWSLRGWLAVRLAGLAVEERVIPLAGGHTPAVKAVSASGMVPFLEHEGARVWDSLAIIEYCAEIAPQIWPAARIARAHARAIAAEMHGGFRELRLAMPMNCTRTLEPAEPAPAVRADLDRIEAIWAETRKRFGAGGPFLFGAALTGADAMYAPVVSRLLTYRPKVTATTEAYLAAIRAHELVDAWYRDAAAEPDDWKIARYET, from the coding sequence ATGAATGACAACTCATCGGTCCTCTATATCGGCAGCCGCCGCTATTCCTCGTGGTCGTTGCGCGGGTGGCTGGCCGTGCGCCTTGCCGGCCTCGCGGTGGAGGAGCGGGTGATCCCGCTGGCGGGCGGGCACACGCCGGCGGTCAAGGCCGTCTCGGCCTCGGGCATGGTGCCGTTCCTCGAACACGAGGGGGCGCGGGTCTGGGACAGTCTCGCCATCATCGAGTATTGCGCCGAGATCGCGCCGCAGATCTGGCCGGCGGCGCGCATCGCCCGCGCCCATGCGCGCGCCATCGCCGCCGAGATGCATGGCGGATTCCGCGAACTCCGCCTCGCCATGCCGATGAACTGCACGCGCACGCTGGAGCCCGCCGAGCCGGCGCCGGCGGTGCGCGCCGATCTCGACCGGATCGAGGCGATCTGGGCGGAGACGCGCAAGCGCTTCGGCGCCGGCGGGCCGTTCCTGTTCGGCGCGGCGCTGACCGGGGCGGATGCGATGTATGCGCCGGTGGTCTCGCGGCTGCTGACCTACCGGCCGAAGGTCACGGCGACGACCGAAGCCTATCTCGCCGCCATTCGGGCGCATGAGCTGGTCGATGCCTGGTACCGGGACGCCGCCGCGGAGCCGGACGACTGGAAGATCGCCCGATACGAGACGTGA
- the folP gene encoding dihydropteroate synthase yields MTDVAASGWAGFDLARPLVMGILNATPDSFSGGGATQGPSALIETGLAMRAAGAAIIDVGGESTRPGAAVVPPDIEIARIVPVIGGLARDGATVSVDTRNAATMRAALDAGARIVNDVSGLRHDPAAAPLVAAAACPVILMHMRGTPATMSAQAVYNDVVADVLAELAATRDAALAAGIAPAAIALDPGFGFTKRGAQNVALLRALPSFRALGHPVLAGVSRKRFIGELAGEPDPARRDPGSIAAALFAAGRGAAIIRVHDVPGTVQALRVWQALADA; encoded by the coding sequence ATGACTGACGTCGCCGCATCCGGCTGGGCGGGGTTCGACCTCGCCCGGCCCCTCGTCATGGGCATCCTGAACGCCACGCCCGACAGTTTTTCGGGCGGCGGCGCGACGCAAGGCCCCTCGGCCCTGATCGAAACCGGGCTCGCCATGCGCGCGGCCGGCGCCGCGATCATCGATGTCGGCGGCGAAAGCACCCGCCCCGGCGCCGCCGTGGTGCCGCCCGACATCGAGATCGCCCGCATTGTGCCGGTCATCGGCGGCCTCGCCCGGGACGGCGCGACCGTCTCGGTCGACACGCGGAACGCCGCCACCATGCGCGCCGCCCTCGATGCCGGGGCGCGCATCGTCAACGACGTCTCCGGCCTCCGCCACGATCCCGCCGCCGCGCCGCTGGTCGCCGCCGCCGCCTGCCCCGTCATCCTGATGCACATGCGCGGCACCCCGGCGACGATGAGCGCGCAGGCGGTCTATAACGATGTCGTCGCCGATGTCCTCGCCGAACTCGCGGCCACCCGCGACGCCGCCCTTGCCGCCGGCATCGCGCCCGCCGCCATCGCGCTCGATCCCGGTTTCGGCTTCACCAAGCGCGGCGCGCAGAACGTGGCGCTGCTGCGCGCCCTGCCATCCTTCCGCGCGCTCGGCCATCCGGTCCTCGCCGGCGTCTCGCGCAAGCGCTTCATCGGCGAACTCGCCGGCGAGCCCGACCCCGCCCGCCGCGATCCCGGCTCCATCGCCGCCGCCCTGTTCGCGGCGGGGCGGGGGGCGGCGATCATCCGCGTCCACGACGTGCCCGGCACGGTGCAGGCGCTGCGCGTCTGGCAGGCCCTCGCCGATGCCTGA
- a CDS encoding dipeptidase, with product MSTSRIDDVLAHIDAHLDSARGRWFELLRIPSISAQGLTETSPHRADCLRAASHMRDLLAGMGFAARLSETRGLPGVIATHHKAGPDAPTVLYYGHYDVQPADPLDLWHSDPFDPQLVDHPEGPRVVARGAVDDKGQVMMVLEAVRAWLDVTGGLPVNLTVLLEGEEECGSPSLAAMLEAERDALKADFVLVADTNMWDRQTPAITTSLRGLAAVEVRISGPDRDLHSGLFGGPALNPIRALTRILGDLFDADGRIRIPGFYDGILDIPADVLASWRATGFDEAAWLGGIGLARASGERGFSVLEQNWARPTAEINGIFGGYQGEGTKTVIPAEAGAKLTFRLVPGQDPAKVVEGFKEFVNARLLPDAKARFEVHGASAGLVVPVDLPFVRAARAALEQEFGRKPVLAGCGASIPVVEAFERQLGLKTLLVGFGLDDDCIHSPNEKFEMRCFHRGMRAEARMLAAFAG from the coding sequence ATGAGCACCAGCAGGATCGACGACGTTCTCGCCCATATCGACGCCCATCTCGACAGCGCGCGCGGGCGCTGGTTCGAGCTGTTGCGGATTCCCTCGATCAGCGCGCAGGGGCTGACCGAAACCTCGCCGCACCGGGCGGATTGCCTGCGCGCCGCTTCACATATGCGCGACCTGCTCGCGGGGATGGGATTCGCCGCACGGCTGTCGGAGACCAGGGGCCTGCCCGGCGTGATCGCGACGCATCACAAGGCCGGGCCGGATGCGCCGACCGTGCTGTATTACGGGCATTACGACGTGCAGCCCGCCGATCCGCTGGACCTCTGGCACAGCGATCCGTTCGACCCGCAGCTTGTGGACCATCCGGAAGGCCCGCGCGTGGTCGCCCGCGGCGCGGTGGACGACAAGGGCCAGGTGATGATGGTGCTGGAGGCGGTGCGCGCCTGGCTCGACGTGACGGGCGGCCTGCCGGTGAACCTCACCGTGCTGCTGGAGGGCGAGGAGGAGTGCGGCAGCCCCTCGCTCGCCGCCATGCTCGAGGCCGAGCGCGACGCGCTGAAGGCCGATTTCGTGCTCGTCGCCGACACCAACATGTGGGACCGGCAGACGCCGGCGATCACCACCAGCCTGCGCGGGCTCGCGGCGGTGGAGGTGCGGATTTCGGGGCCGGACCGCGACCTGCATTCCGGCCTGTTCGGCGGGCCGGCGCTCAACCCGATCCGCGCGCTGACCCGCATTCTCGGCGACCTGTTCGACGCCGACGGGCGGATCCGGATTCCGGGCTTCTATGACGGCATCCTCGATATTCCGGCGGACGTGCTCGCCTCCTGGCGGGCGACGGGGTTCGACGAGGCCGCCTGGCTCGGCGGCATCGGCCTCGCCCGGGCGAGCGGCGAGCGCGGGTTTTCGGTGCTGGAGCAGAACTGGGCGCGGCCGACCGCCGAGATCAACGGCATTTTCGGCGGCTATCAGGGCGAGGGCACCAAGACGGTGATTCCCGCCGAGGCCGGCGCCAAGCTCACCTTCCGCCTGGTGCCGGGCCAGGACCCGGCGAAGGTGGTCGAGGGATTCAAGGAATTCGTCAACGCGCGGCTGCTGCCGGATGCGAAGGCGCGTTTCGAGGTGCATGGCGCCTCGGCCGGGCTGGTCGTGCCGGTCGACCTGCCATTCGTCCGCGCGGCGCGGGCGGCGCTGGAGCAGGAATTCGGCCGCAAGCCGGTGCTCGCCGGATGCGGCGCGTCGATTCCGGTGGTCGAGGCGTTCGAGCGGCAGCTCGGGTTGAAGACGCTGCTGGTCGGCTTCGGGCTGGACGATGACTGCATCCACAGCCCGAACGAGAAATTCGAAATGCGCTGCTTCCATCGCGGCATGCGGGCCGAGGCGCGGATGCTTGCCGCCTTCGCCGGCTGA
- the thiD gene encoding bifunctional hydroxymethylpyrimidine kinase/phosphomethylpyrimidine kinase, with protein sequence MDWFRVLAIGGSDSGGGAGIEADVKTITALGGYAMTAITAVTAQDTTGIAAIAPVPPDLVARSIRMVVADLGVDAIKLGMLGSAGTAEEVSLAIAAAAPAAPLVLDPVLASTSGTALAGEGALAIIRDRLLPRSTLVTPNRDEAATLAGLAIDSHEDAIRAGRALCRLGARAVLLKGGHFDGDPVIDRLIAGDDVVTFAHPRIATRHTHGTGCTLASAIACGLARGLDLRAAIEAAEAFLHAALRAAPGFGRGHGPLGHARAAALLQDRPPA encoded by the coding sequence ATGGACTGGTTCCGGGTTCTCGCCATCGGCGGCTCGGACAGCGGCGGCGGCGCCGGCATCGAGGCCGACGTCAAGACGATCACCGCCCTGGGCGGCTACGCGATGACCGCGATCACCGCCGTCACCGCGCAGGACACCACCGGCATCGCCGCGATCGCCCCGGTGCCGCCCGATCTCGTCGCCCGGTCGATCCGCATGGTCGTGGCCGATCTCGGGGTCGATGCCATCAAGCTCGGCATGCTCGGCAGCGCCGGGACGGCCGAGGAAGTCTCCCTGGCGATCGCCGCCGCGGCGCCGGCCGCGCCTCTGGTGCTCGACCCCGTCCTCGCCTCGACCAGCGGCACCGCGCTGGCGGGGGAGGGCGCGCTCGCCATCATCCGCGACCGTCTGCTGCCCCGCTCCACGCTGGTGACGCCCAATCGCGACGAGGCGGCAACCCTCGCCGGCCTCGCCATCGATTCGCACGAGGATGCGATCCGCGCCGGCCGCGCGCTCTGCCGCCTCGGCGCCCGAGCCGTCCTGCTGAAGGGCGGCCATTTCGACGGCGATCCGGTCATCGACCGCCTGATCGCCGGCGACGACGTCGTGACCTTCGCCCATCCCCGCATCGCGACGCGCCACACCCACGGCACCGGCTGTACCCTGGCCAGCGCGATCGCCTGCGGCCTCGCGCGCGGCCTCGATCTCCGGGCCGCGATCGAGGCCGCCGAAGCGTTCCTCCACGCCGCCCTGCGCGCCGCCCCGGGGTTCGGCCGCGGCCACGGTCCGCTCGGCCATGCCCGCGCCGCCGCGCTCTTGCAGGATCGTCCGCCGGCATGA
- a CDS encoding AAA family ATPase, which produces MDNPSLKPAEEPGNDLGARIDQLTVLSFVADAATEQVIRDGLGDLAQTGIQNTADIRRGNLKAAIAALAKVPTPQIVVVDIGKDERPMHALLELCDVIEPSVSLLVIGEVDDVDLYRNIIRRVGAIDYLFKPITRELVARHFASLITRNSPVADLTRGGRVISVTGARGGVGGSTIAAALAWYLGVESNRHTLLLDADPFIGTAQDWFGVEFKPSFQTLLQDAGDDPGAAVAGAVRPVRNRLHVLGSPPDLACQPAASAGAARRIIDAIRMRFNFVIVDLPFLPIQQHRELLELAHHRIIVLDPSIASLRDTVRLIAASSTPGQPQRPTIFLNREGAAGGLRRKHIEDALKRKVDLSLPELPKLFTSLGAQERFAGVPKGPLGRLIEDLAREAGFERGRNAAA; this is translated from the coding sequence ATGGATAACCCGTCGCTCAAGCCGGCCGAAGAGCCGGGGAACGATCTCGGCGCGCGGATCGACCAGCTCACGGTCCTGAGCTTCGTTGCCGATGCGGCGACCGAGCAGGTGATACGCGACGGGCTGGGCGACCTGGCCCAGACGGGCATCCAGAACACGGCGGACATTCGCCGCGGCAATCTGAAGGCCGCCATCGCCGCCCTCGCGAAAGTCCCGACGCCGCAAATCGTCGTCGTCGACATCGGCAAGGACGAGCGGCCGATGCACGCCCTGCTCGAACTCTGCGATGTCATCGAACCGTCGGTCTCCCTGCTGGTGATCGGCGAGGTCGACGATGTCGATCTCTACCGCAACATCATCCGGCGGGTCGGCGCGATCGACTACCTGTTCAAGCCGATCACCCGCGAGCTTGTCGCCCGCCATTTCGCCTCGCTGATCACCCGAAATTCGCCGGTCGCCGACCTGACGCGAGGCGGCCGGGTCATTTCCGTCACCGGCGCGCGCGGCGGGGTCGGCGGCAGCACCATCGCCGCCGCGCTGGCCTGGTATCTGGGCGTCGAGTCGAACCGTCACACCCTGCTGCTCGATGCCGATCCGTTCATCGGCACGGCACAGGACTGGTTCGGGGTCGAATTCAAACCCTCGTTCCAGACCCTTCTGCAGGATGCCGGAGATGACCCGGGTGCTGCCGTCGCGGGCGCGGTCCGGCCGGTCCGGAACCGGTTGCATGTCCTGGGCTCCCCGCCCGATCTCGCCTGCCAGCCGGCCGCCTCCGCCGGCGCCGCCCGGCGGATCATCGATGCGATCCGCATGCGCTTCAACTTCGTGATCGTCGACCTGCCGTTCCTGCCGATCCAGCAGCACCGGGAACTGCTCGAACTCGCCCATCACCGCATCATCGTTCTCGACCCGAGCATCGCGAGCCTGCGCGATACGGTGCGCCTGATCGCCGCGTCCAGCACGCCGGGCCAGCCGCAGCGGCCGACGATCTTCCTGAACCGCGAAGGCGCGGCCGGCGGCCTGCGTCGCAAGCACATCGAGGATGCGCTCAAGCGCAAGGTCGATCTCAGCCTCCCCGAACTGCCCAAACTCTTCACCAGCCTCGGCGCGCAGGAACGCTTCGCCGGTGTGCCCAAGGGGCCGCTCGGCCGCCTGATCGAAGACCTGGCCCGCGAAGCGGGCTTCGAGCGCGGACGCAACGCCGCCGCCTGA
- the glmM gene encoding phosphoglucosamine mutase translates to MNQIQPRPKRRLFGTDGIRGRANTAPMTAEIALRLGQAAGLLFTRGDHRHRVIIGKDTRLSGYMLEPALTAGFIGAGMDVTLAGPLPTPAIAMLTRSLRADLGVVISASHNPFEDNGIKLFGPDGAKLSDETEAEIEALMEEDLSGRLAAPSALGRAMRLVDAAGRYVESAKSSLPRGLRLDGLRVVLDCANGAAYKVAPAALWELGAEVITLGVSPDGFNINHECGSTVPSALSAAVVKHRADLGIALDGDADRVILADERGRIIDGDQVLALIARAFQADGRLSGSGIVATVMSNLGLERYLGGLGLALHRTPVGDRYVAEHMRAHGLNLGGEQSGHVILADFATTGDGLIAALQVLAVLVREGRPASEVCRLFTPLPQLLRNVRYSGASPLLSPAVTAAAAAAEARLAGIGRLLLRASGTEPLIRVMAEGEDEQLVAAVVDELCAVIEAESAG, encoded by the coding sequence ATGAACCAGATCCAGCCCCGCCCCAAACGCCGCCTGTTCGGCACCGACGGCATCCGCGGCCGCGCCAACACCGCGCCGATGACCGCCGAAATCGCGCTCCGCCTCGGCCAGGCGGCCGGCCTGCTGTTCACCCGCGGCGATCACCGCCACCGGGTCATCATCGGCAAGGACACCCGCCTGTCCGGCTACATGCTCGAACCGGCGCTCACCGCCGGCTTCATCGGCGCCGGAATGGACGTGACCCTCGCCGGCCCGCTGCCCACCCCGGCCATCGCCATGCTCACCCGCAGCCTGCGCGCCGATCTCGGCGTGGTCATCTCGGCCTCGCACAACCCGTTCGAGGATAACGGCATCAAGCTGTTCGGCCCGGACGGCGCCAAGCTGTCCGACGAGACGGAAGCCGAGATCGAGGCGCTGATGGAGGAGGATCTCTCCGGCCGGCTCGCCGCCCCGTCGGCGCTCGGCCGGGCGATGCGCCTGGTCGACGCCGCGGGCCGCTACGTCGAATCCGCGAAGTCGAGCCTGCCGCGCGGGCTGCGGCTCGACGGCCTGCGCGTCGTCCTCGATTGCGCCAATGGCGCCGCCTACAAGGTGGCGCCGGCGGCGCTGTGGGAACTCGGCGCCGAGGTCATCACCCTCGGCGTCAGCCCCGACGGCTTCAACATCAACCACGAATGCGGCTCGACCGTCCCCTCCGCCCTGTCGGCGGCGGTGGTCAAACACCGCGCCGATCTCGGCATCGCGCTCGACGGCGACGCCGACCGCGTGATCCTCGCCGACGAGCGCGGCCGGATCATCGACGGCGACCAGGTGCTGGCGCTGATCGCCCGCGCCTTCCAGGCCGATGGCCGCCTGTCGGGCAGCGGCATCGTCGCCACCGTGATGTCCAATCTCGGGCTGGAGCGATATCTCGGCGGCCTCGGCCTCGCCCTGCACCGCACCCCGGTGGGCGATCGCTACGTTGCCGAACACATGCGCGCGCACGGTCTCAATCTCGGCGGCGAGCAGTCCGGCCACGTCATCCTCGCGGATTTCGCCACCACCGGCGACGGGCTGATCGCAGCCCTCCAGGTGCTGGCGGTGCTGGTGCGCGAGGGGCGGCCGGCGAGCGAGGTGTGCCGCCTGTTCACGCCGCTGCCGCAACTGCTGCGCAATGTCCGCTACAGCGGCGCCTCGCCATTGCTCTCGCCCGCCGTCACGGCGGCGGCGGCGGCGGCGGAGGCAAGGCTCGCCGGCATCGGCCGCCTGCTGCTGCGCGCCTCCGGCACCGAGCCGCTGATCCGCGTGATGGCCGAGGGCGAGGACGAGCAGCTCGTCGCCGCCGTGGTCGACGAGCTCTGCGCCGTGATCGAGGCGGAATCGGCCGGCTGA
- a CDS encoding 4a-hydroxytetrahydrobiopterin dehydratase — translation MIPRLTDAERAALVDLLPEWSLAKDRDAIERRFAFADFSEAFAFMTRVALLAEKHDHHPEWSNVYNRVTILLSTHDAGGLSARDIRLAEAIDGLA, via the coding sequence ATGATCCCCCGCCTGACCGATGCCGAACGCGCCGCCCTTGTCGACCTCTTGCCGGAATGGTCGCTGGCGAAGGACCGCGACGCGATCGAACGGCGCTTCGCCTTCGCCGATTTCTCCGAGGCCTTCGCGTTCATGACGCGGGTGGCGCTGCTCGCGGAGAAGCACGACCATCACCCGGAATGGTCGAATGTCTACAATCGCGTGACGATCCTGCTGTCGACCCATGACGCGGGGGGGCTTTCGGCGCGCGATATCCGCCTCGCGGAGGCGATCGACGGGCTGGCTTGA
- a CDS encoding uracil-DNA glycosylase family protein: protein MIPDPVVAGGAGATAGETIDDVAAAARACTVCAASLPLGPRPVFRISATARVLIVGQAPGTKVHASGIPWNDPSGDRLRDWLGIDRATFYDESRIAIVPMGLCYPGRLARGGDAPPRPECGRLWQGRLRAAMPAIRLTLLVGSHAILYHLGKGAMEERVRGFAAYLPSRFPLPHPSWRTRAWAARRPWFETEVIPALRAAFAAALSEQGDTT, encoded by the coding sequence ATGATCCCCGACCCCGTCGTGGCGGGCGGGGCCGGCGCGACGGCGGGCGAGACGATCGACGACGTCGCCGCGGCGGCGCGGGCCTGCACGGTCTGCGCCGCGTCGTTGCCGCTGGGCCCGCGCCCGGTGTTCCGCATCTCGGCCACGGCGCGCGTGCTGATCGTCGGGCAGGCGCCGGGGACGAAGGTTCACGCGAGCGGGATTCCCTGGAACGATCCCTCGGGCGACCGGCTGCGCGACTGGCTCGGCATCGACCGGGCCACGTTCTACGACGAAAGCCGGATCGCGATCGTGCCGATGGGGCTGTGCTATCCGGGACGGCTGGCGCGCGGCGGCGACGCCCCGCCGCGGCCGGAATGCGGCAGGCTCTGGCAGGGGCGGCTGCGCGCGGCGATGCCGGCGATCCGCCTCACGCTGCTGGTCGGCAGCCACGCGATTCTCTATCATCTCGGCAAGGGGGCGATGGAGGAGCGGGTGCGGGGGTTCGCAGCCTATCTGCCCTCGCGGTTTCCGCTGCCGCATCCCTCCTGGCGGACACGGGCCTGGGCGGCGCGGCGGCCCTGGTTCGAGACCGAGGTGATCCCCGCCCTGCGCGCCGCCTTCGCCGCCGCCCTCTCGGAGCAAGGAGACACGACATGA
- a CDS encoding alpha/beta hydrolase: MTALPTPIDLLNRAVPRFGTVTTRDVAFGDGTRDRLDIHRPARAGGGLLPVVVFFYGGSWQTGARGEYAFLGRALARLGLVVAVPDYRLYPEVRYPAFIHDAARATAFMLRHAWQFGGDGRAVFVAGHSAGAYLAMMLALAEGYLGAEGVTPSALAGAIGLAGPYDFLPMTGPVYRRIFDRFADDPVCQPISHVSPAAPPSLLITGARDRLVAPANTAALAARLREAGATVDTRIYERLSHVRLLLSVLPSFGLMPPVWRDIASFIGRTAAPPGGARDTGGRAPDMAGRLHPG; encoded by the coding sequence ATGACAGCATTGCCGACGCCGATCGACCTGCTGAACCGCGCTGTGCCGCGGTTCGGCACGGTCACGACACGGGATGTCGCGTTCGGCGACGGGACGCGCGACCGGCTCGACATCCATCGGCCGGCCCGCGCGGGCGGCGGCCTTCTGCCCGTCGTCGTATTCTTCTATGGCGGCTCGTGGCAGACCGGCGCGCGGGGCGAATATGCGTTTCTCGGCCGCGCGCTGGCCCGGCTCGGCCTGGTCGTCGCGGTGCCCGACTACCGGCTCTACCCGGAGGTCCGCTACCCGGCGTTCATTCACGACGCGGCACGGGCGACCGCCTTCATGCTCCGCCATGCGTGGCAATTCGGCGGCGATGGCCGGGCGGTGTTCGTCGCCGGGCACTCCGCCGGGGCCTATCTCGCGATGATGCTCGCTCTGGCGGAAGGGTATCTCGGCGCCGAGGGGGTGACGCCGTCGGCGCTCGCCGGCGCCATCGGGCTCGCGGGGCCGTATGATTTCCTGCCGATGACCGGGCCGGTCTATCGCCGCATCTTCGACCGCTTCGCCGATGATCCGGTCTGTCAGCCGATCAGCCATGTGAGCCCCGCCGCCCCGCCGTCGCTGCTGATCACCGGCGCGCGGGACCGGCTGGTGGCGCCGGCCAACACGGCGGCGCTGGCGGCCCGGCTGCGCGAGGCCGGCGCGACGGTGGACACGCGGATTTACGAACGGCTCTCGCATGTCCGGCTGCTGCTCTCGGTGCTGCCGAGCTTCGGGCTGATGCCGCCGGTCTGGCGGGATATCGCCTCGTTCATCGGCCGCACCGCGGCGCCGCCGGGCGGGGCGCGCGATACCGGCGGACGGGCGCCCGATATGGCGGGGCGGCTGCATCCGGGCTAA
- a CDS encoding organic hydroperoxide resistance protein, which yields MKTLYHGRGHATGGRTGHAETSDGRLKVDLSTPKELGGDGGQGTNPEQLFAIGYSACFLGALKFVANQAKVKIPEDAKVNAEIGIGPRDDGTGFGITAHLTVTIPGMDRAQAEDLVRKAEIVCPYAHATRGNIDSRFAVA from the coding sequence ATGAAAACACTGTATCACGGGCGCGGCCACGCGACCGGCGGCCGCACCGGCCATGCCGAAACCAGCGACGGCCGCCTCAAGGTCGATCTCAGCACGCCGAAGGAACTCGGCGGCGATGGCGGGCAGGGCACCAATCCGGAACAGCTCTTTGCCATCGGCTATTCAGCCTGTTTCCTCGGCGCGCTGAAATTCGTCGCCAATCAGGCGAAGGTGAAGATCCCCGAGGATGCGAAGGTGAATGCCGAGATCGGCATCGGCCCGCGCGACGACGGCACCGGGTTCGGGATCACGGCGCACCTGACCGTGACCATCCCGGGCATGGACCGCGCGCAGGCCGAGGACCTGGTGCGCAAGGCCGAGATCGTCTGTCCCTACGCGCATGCGACGCGCGGCAATATCGACAGCAGATTCGCCGTTGCCTGA